One genomic window of Phycisphaerales bacterium includes the following:
- a CDS encoding Ppx/GppA phosphatase family protein, whose protein sequence is MDSTPSSPTAAANPAAVERPLRLAAIDVGTNSIRLLIAERDEEGGYRVLDEEKVSPRLGHGMAETGLIAPDRMEEAIDAVERMKQIALGYGVAEVRVIATSAVREASNGHEFVSGVQRLSNLRTEVIGHEDEGRLAHKSVAAAFDVTKLPFAVADIGGGSTEVVFSRGGAVEKVVGLKLGAVRVADMFGGAGASEPKAFDEMRQYLKGAIETAIGKMPLKAKVLFGTGGTYGALASIQMAKEGVSADSVQGHRLTREQVTKTLTRLRAALEKGESVAGLNKDRYDIILPGAAIVEALMKALKVDELVVHDRGIRDGLMLSMLEGHTAATRGRGAPPATTPTRISLGSRAESVRRFARKCRYHEAHSEHVTQLALEIFDELQQQLPAVAKELGKKHPSHPLALDHETAMDDEGRAVLEAAGVLHDIGYLVNHSKHHKHSYYIIANGELDGFTPRERELIANIARYHRRSHPKNSHEPYAAMDNHDRKIVRRLAGILRVADGLDRTHTQVVERVTVKIEARDGCEYPNAAVFTVESPSDVSTDLWGAQRKCELFRTAFNLRCEFEVG, encoded by the coding sequence ATGGACAGCACGCCCTCTTCCCCCACCGCCGCCGCGAACCCCGCCGCCGTCGAGCGACCGCTACGCCTGGCCGCCATCGACGTGGGCACCAACTCCATCCGCCTGCTCATCGCCGAGCGCGACGAGGAGGGCGGCTACCGCGTGCTGGACGAGGAGAAGGTCAGCCCGCGCCTGGGCCACGGCATGGCCGAGACGGGCCTGATCGCCCCCGACCGCATGGAAGAGGCCATCGACGCCGTCGAGCGGATGAAGCAGATCGCCCTGGGCTACGGCGTGGCCGAGGTCCGGGTCATCGCCACCAGCGCCGTCCGCGAGGCCAGCAACGGGCACGAGTTCGTGAGCGGCGTGCAGCGGCTGAGCAACCTGCGGACCGAGGTCATCGGCCACGAGGACGAGGGCCGCCTGGCCCACAAGAGCGTGGCGGCCGCGTTCGACGTCACCAAGCTGCCGTTCGCCGTCGCCGACATCGGCGGCGGCTCGACCGAGGTCGTCTTCAGCCGCGGCGGCGCGGTCGAGAAGGTCGTCGGGCTCAAGCTCGGGGCGGTGCGCGTCGCCGACATGTTCGGCGGGGCGGGCGCCAGCGAGCCCAAGGCCTTCGACGAGATGCGCCAGTACCTCAAGGGCGCCATCGAGACGGCGATCGGCAAGATGCCGCTCAAGGCCAAGGTGCTGTTTGGAACCGGTGGCACGTATGGCGCCCTGGCGTCGATCCAGATGGCCAAGGAAGGAGTCAGCGCCGATAGCGTACAGGGCCACCGCCTGACCCGCGAGCAGGTCACCAAGACGCTCACCAGGCTGCGGGCCGCGCTCGAGAAGGGCGAGTCGGTCGCAGGGCTGAACAAGGACCGCTACGACATCATCCTGCCCGGCGCCGCCATCGTCGAGGCGCTGATGAAGGCCCTCAAGGTCGACGAGCTCGTCGTCCACGACCGGGGCATCCGCGACGGGCTCATGCTCTCGATGCTCGAGGGCCATACCGCCGCCACGCGCGGCCGCGGCGCCCCGCCGGCCACGACGCCCACGCGCATCTCGCTGGGCAGCCGGGCCGAGAGCGTCCGCCGCTTCGCCCGCAAGTGCCGCTACCACGAGGCCCACAGCGAGCACGTGACGCAGCTCGCCCTCGAGATCTTCGACGAGCTCCAGCAGCAGCTCCCAGCCGTCGCCAAGGAGCTGGGCAAGAAGCACCCCAGCCACCCGCTCGCGCTCGACCACGAGACGGCGATGGACGACGAGGGCCGGGCCGTGCTCGAGGCGGCCGGCGTCTTGCACGACATCGGCTACCTGGTAAACCACAGCAAGCACCACAAGCACAGCTACTACATCATCGCCAACGGCGAGCTCGACGGCTTCACGCCCAGGGAGCGCGAGCTGATCGCCAACATCGCCCGCTACCACCGCCGCAGCCACCCCAAGAACAGCCACGAGCCGTACGCCGCGATGGACAACCACGACCGCAAGATCGTGCGTCGCCTGGCGGGCATCTTGAGGGTTGCCGACGGGCTCGACCGCACGCACACGCAGGTCGTCGAGCGCGTCACGGTCAAGATCGAGGCCCGCGACGGCTGCGAATACCCGAACGCCGCCGTCTTCACCGTCGAATCGCCCAGCGACGTCAGCACCGACCTCTGGGGCGCCCAGCGCAAGTGCGAGCTCTTCCGGACCGCATTCAACCTGCGGTGCGAGTTCGAGGTGGGCTAG
- a CDS encoding putative DNA modification/repair radical SAM protein: MDLARKLAILADAAKYDASCASSGAKRSNGGMGKAKGLGDTDGVGICHSYTPDGRCVSLLKLLLTNWCVYDCRFCVNRVTSDTPRARFTVDEVVFLTIEFYKRNYIEGLFLSSGIIQSPDYTMEQLAEVARRLRQDEQFFGYVHLKAVPGASEELLEKAGRYADRMSANVELPTDADLKKLAPEKSMRAVDLTMSALRDRHAEAKQERKKSRSAPRFMPAGQSTQMVVGASASTDRDILTTASNLYAGQRLKRVYYSAYSPVLGADGDLPAMTPPLIREHRLYQADWLVRFYGFDAGELTTADAPDLSLEHDPKLSWALRHPAFFPVDVNTAPKRDLLRVPGFGTRTVGRILKLRKRRRVREADLRAMRTPMNRAGPFIRVPGGEVIREKPELLVQRFKPSDQQMRLFTRRLTVDQLEQTA; this comes from the coding sequence ATGGACCTTGCCCGCAAGCTGGCCATCCTGGCCGACGCCGCCAAGTATGACGCCTCGTGCGCGAGCAGCGGGGCGAAGCGGTCCAACGGCGGCATGGGAAAGGCCAAGGGCCTGGGCGACACCGACGGGGTGGGGATCTGCCACAGCTACACGCCCGACGGCCGGTGCGTGAGCCTGCTGAAGCTCTTGCTCACCAACTGGTGCGTCTACGACTGCCGCTTCTGCGTGAACCGGGTGACGAGCGACACGCCGCGGGCGCGGTTCACCGTCGACGAGGTCGTGTTCCTGACCATCGAGTTCTACAAGCGGAACTACATCGAGGGGCTGTTCCTCAGCTCGGGCATCATCCAGAGCCCCGACTACACGATGGAGCAACTGGCGGAGGTCGCCCGGCGGCTGCGGCAGGACGAGCAATTCTTCGGCTACGTGCACCTCAAGGCCGTGCCGGGGGCGAGCGAGGAGCTGCTCGAGAAGGCCGGTCGCTACGCCGACCGCATGAGCGCCAACGTCGAGCTGCCCACCGACGCCGACCTCAAGAAGCTCGCGCCCGAGAAGAGCATGCGGGCGGTCGACCTGACGATGAGCGCCCTGCGCGACCGCCACGCCGAGGCCAAGCAGGAGCGGAAGAAGTCCAGGAGCGCGCCGCGGTTCATGCCCGCCGGCCAGAGCACGCAGATGGTGGTGGGGGCGTCGGCCTCGACCGACCGCGACATCCTGACGACCGCGTCGAACCTGTACGCCGGCCAGCGGCTCAAGCGCGTCTACTACTCGGCGTACAGCCCGGTCCTGGGCGCCGACGGCGACCTGCCCGCGATGACCCCGCCGCTCATCCGCGAGCACCGGCTGTACCAGGCCGACTGGCTCGTGCGGTTCTACGGCTTCGACGCCGGCGAGCTGACGACGGCCGACGCCCCCGACCTGAGCCTGGAGCACGACCCGAAGCTGTCGTGGGCCCTGCGGCACCCGGCGTTCTTCCCCGTCGACGTCAACACGGCGCCCAAGCGCGACCTCTTGCGAGTCCCCGGCTTCGGCACGCGGACGGTCGGGCGGATCCTGAAGCTGAGGAAGCGGAGAAGGGTCCGCGAGGCCGACCTGCGGGCGATGCGGACGCCGATGAACCGGGCCGGCCCGTTCATCCGCGTGCCGGGCGGCGAGGTGATCAGGGAGAAGCCCGAGCTGCTGGTGCAGCGGTTCAAGCCGAGCGACCAGCAGATGCGGCTGTTCACGCGGCGGCTCACCGTCGACCAGCTGGAGCAGACGGCGTGA
- the ffh gene encoding signal recognition particle protein, with the protein MLERLTEGFQSALRNLSGQGSISEKNVRDAMAQVRESLLEADVALEVVEKFTGEVVQDALGKRVTESVKPGEEMIKIVHDRLVELLGGEPGKASDPGIHTVSPGPTVIMMCGLQGSGKTTTCGKIAAWLRKKDLSSTLVAADLQRPAAVEQLQTVAAQAGDLPGSAPVQFHGELDQIGAYGERVGVAVDVCKRGLKQARANASDVAILDTAGRLHVNDDLMGELKKVKAACNPHYIFLVVDSMTGQDAVRSAKAFHEQLGIDGVILTKFDSDTRGGAALSVREVTGAPVRFVGTGEGLNALEPFHPERFAGRILGMGDVVSLVEKAQQEVTEEEAEKLQNKMMRGELGMDDFLKQLKTIRRLGPMKQVLGMLPGVGSALKDVNIDDKELDRVEAQIQSMTEQERKKPKLIDNSRKRRIAKGAGVDQATVGKLVKQFNTINQLTKGMGDMSARSKMSTMTHMAQSAGGQADAAAAAAMMPSIARRKSTKGGKPKGFKQRKKRK; encoded by the coding sequence ATGCTCGAACGACTCACCGAAGGCTTCCAGTCCGCGCTCCGCAACCTTTCCGGCCAGGGGTCGATCTCCGAGAAGAACGTCCGCGACGCGATGGCCCAGGTCCGCGAGAGCCTGCTCGAGGCCGATGTCGCGCTCGAGGTCGTCGAGAAGTTCACCGGCGAGGTCGTGCAGGACGCCTTGGGCAAGCGGGTCACCGAGAGCGTCAAGCCCGGCGAAGAGATGATCAAGATCGTCCACGACCGCCTGGTCGAGCTGCTGGGCGGCGAGCCGGGCAAGGCCAGCGACCCGGGCATCCACACCGTGAGCCCCGGACCGACGGTCATCATGATGTGCGGCCTGCAGGGCAGCGGCAAGACGACGACGTGCGGCAAGATCGCCGCGTGGCTGCGCAAGAAGGACCTGTCGAGCACCCTCGTCGCCGCCGACCTGCAGCGGCCCGCCGCCGTCGAGCAGTTGCAAACCGTGGCGGCCCAGGCTGGTGACTTGCCCGGCAGCGCCCCCGTGCAGTTCCACGGCGAGCTCGACCAGATCGGTGCGTACGGCGAGCGCGTGGGCGTGGCGGTCGACGTGTGCAAACGCGGGCTCAAGCAGGCCCGGGCCAACGCCAGCGACGTGGCGATCCTCGACACCGCCGGCCGCCTGCACGTCAACGACGACCTGATGGGCGAGCTCAAGAAGGTCAAGGCCGCGTGCAACCCGCACTACATCTTCCTGGTGGTCGACAGCATGACCGGCCAGGACGCGGTGCGCAGCGCGAAGGCCTTCCACGAGCAGCTCGGCATCGACGGCGTGATCCTCACCAAGTTCGACAGCGACACACGCGGCGGCGCGGCGCTGAGCGTGCGAGAAGTCACCGGCGCGCCCGTCCGCTTCGTGGGCACGGGCGAGGGCCTGAACGCGCTGGAGCCCTTCCACCCCGAGCGCTTCGCGGGGCGCATCCTGGGCATGGGCGACGTGGTGAGCCTCGTCGAGAAGGCCCAGCAGGAGGTCACCGAGGAGGAAGCCGAGAAGCTGCAGAACAAGATGATGCGCGGCGAGCTGGGCATGGACGACTTCCTCAAGCAGCTCAAGACCATCCGTCGTTTGGGGCCCATGAAGCAGGTGCTCGGCATGCTCCCCGGCGTGGGCAGCGCGCTCAAGGACGTGAACATCGACGACAAAGAACTCGACCGGGTCGAAGCTCAGATCCAGTCGATGACCGAGCAGGAGCGTAAGAAGCCCAAGCTCATCGACAACTCCCGCAAGCGTCGCATCGCCAAGGGCGCAGGCGTCGATCAGGCGACGGTGGGCAAGCTCGTCAAGCAGTTCAACACCATCAACCAGCTCACCAAGGGCATGGGCGACATGAGCGCCCGCAGCAAGATGAGCACCATGACCCACATGGCCCAGAGCGCCGGCGGGCAGGCCGACGCCGCAGCGGCAGCCGCCATGATGCCCTCGATCGCCCGCCGCAAGAGCACCAAGGGCGGCAAGCCCAAGGGCTTCAAGCAGCGGAAGAAGCGGAAGTAG
- a CDS encoding AI-2E family transporter — protein sequence MAKRPAAPAREEPDPAPDESAQPLNKQPWYSRHLWQIQPIRDVLLLLSVFGVLYLGYVLRTVTVPLLLALLLAYLLEPVVCRLEKSKHFTRQGAVSGILVAVVVFVAVPAALATAFAVVQGVSFAQTVVDSVDRITTVSTYVKDHEDNVLPRYDREEQTIAFFSVEPAPEFEEGPPAPPDGIDDEPEQDSPALVETRLNTAASLKAERAFDGLPDVLKPVVYGYARRTVTTTGTGDEVDGPVDTVAQLSDWALGIVRGNAARMTDAAVEGGRITLATGLATVTTLGMLLFGLFLTGFFFYFLSTGYAHVRGFGYEVLPHRYRDQIVDLLRQMDRVVAGFVRGRITIAIIQSVIFTILYWLIGVPAPLIFGPLVGILSIVPYVALLGIPMTIIALAIDNSGWFAFQQTWWWTLAAPVAIYFAGQAVDDYLLTPAIQGKATNMDTPTILFASLAGGILAGIYGLLLAIPVAACVKILLREVFWPRFNAWLRGEEKDFLPLKR from the coding sequence TTGGCTAAGCGCCCCGCCGCACCGGCCCGCGAAGAGCCGGACCCAGCGCCGGACGAATCGGCGCAACCACTCAACAAGCAGCCGTGGTACTCGCGGCACCTGTGGCAGATACAGCCGATCCGCGACGTGCTGCTGTTGCTGTCCGTCTTCGGCGTGCTCTACCTCGGGTACGTGCTGCGAACGGTGACGGTGCCGCTGCTGCTGGCATTGCTGCTGGCGTACCTGCTCGAGCCCGTCGTGTGCCGGCTCGAGAAGTCAAAGCACTTCACGCGTCAGGGCGCGGTGTCGGGCATTCTGGTGGCGGTCGTCGTGTTCGTGGCGGTGCCGGCGGCGCTCGCGACGGCGTTCGCGGTCGTGCAGGGCGTCAGCTTCGCGCAAACGGTCGTCGACAGCGTGGACCGCATCACGACCGTCAGCACGTACGTCAAGGACCACGAAGACAACGTGCTGCCCCGCTACGACCGGGAAGAGCAGACGATCGCGTTCTTTTCCGTCGAGCCAGCGCCCGAATTCGAGGAAGGGCCGCCGGCCCCGCCCGATGGAATCGATGATGAACCGGAACAAGATTCGCCGGCCCTCGTTGAGACACGACTGAACACGGCCGCGAGTCTCAAGGCCGAGCGAGCGTTCGACGGGCTGCCCGACGTGCTGAAGCCGGTGGTGTACGGCTATGCGCGGCGCACTGTCACCACGACCGGTACTGGCGACGAGGTCGACGGTCCGGTCGACACCGTCGCCCAGCTCTCCGATTGGGCCCTCGGCATCGTGCGCGGCAACGCGGCCCGCATGACCGATGCCGCGGTCGAGGGCGGGCGCATCACGCTGGCGACCGGCCTGGCGACGGTCACCACGCTGGGCATGCTGCTCTTCGGACTCTTCCTGACCGGCTTCTTCTTCTACTTCCTCTCGACCGGGTACGCCCACGTGCGCGGCTTCGGCTACGAGGTCTTGCCGCACCGCTATCGCGACCAGATCGTCGACCTGCTGCGGCAGATGGACCGTGTGGTCGCCGGGTTCGTCCGCGGGCGCATCACGATCGCGATCATCCAGAGCGTGATCTTCACGATCCTGTACTGGCTCATCGGCGTGCCGGCCCCGCTGATCTTCGGACCGCTGGTCGGCATCCTGAGCATCGTGCCGTACGTCGCGCTCCTGGGCATCCCGATGACGATCATCGCGCTGGCCATCGACAACAGCGGGTGGTTCGCCTTCCAGCAGACCTGGTGGTGGACGCTGGCGGCGCCGGTGGCGATCTACTTCGCGGGCCAGGCCGTCGACGACTACCTGCTGACGCCGGCCATCCAGGGCAAGGCAACCAACATGGACACGCCCACGATCCTGTTCGCCTCGCTGGCGGGCGGCATACTTGCAGGCATCTACGGCCTCTTGCTGGCCATCCCCGTGGCGGCGTGCGTCAAGATCCTGCTGCGCGAGGTGTTCTGGCCGAGGTTCAACGCGTGGCTCCGGGGCGAAGAGAAGGATTTTCTACCGCTGAAGCGATAG
- a CDS encoding UdgX family uracil-DNA binding protein (This protein belongs to the uracil DNA glycosylase superfamily, members of which act in excision repair of DNA. However, it belongs more specifically to UdgX branch, whose founding member was found to bind uracil in DNA (where it does not belong), without cleaving it, appears to promote DNA repair by a pathway involving RecA, rather than base excision.), with protein MIVVSVGVSVGVGVEHDFEAWCARARTLLHRRVPPDEVAWRDAAGGGSLFGDDGERVDDAPAVRLPKAFLDRARVVACHRDEQRWNVLYRLVWRIGVEGDRGLLDDAADPDVRPFEVMHKQVRFDAHKAKAFVRFRKVEGEGGERYISWHRPEHRVLPLVGPFFARRFGVMRWTIFTPHQSADWDGRSLTYGPGVDRDPLDARDGMEELWKTYYRNIFNPARIKTNAMLKEMPRRYWSTMPETGIIDELLREAPERVKTMMARQKDENPGAEAFLPPKGHRSLPQLRSAARQCAGCELCDVGTQTVFGEGPADARLMFVGEQPGDEEDVAGRPFVGPAGRLFDEALAAAGIDRSTVYVTNSVKHFRHEARGKRRIHMKPTVSQVRACLPWLRGEIEQVSPRVIVALGATAGQALLGRTYRVTQQRGELIDSEQWGAIILGTIHPSAILRMPDQATRDEAFEQFVLDLIKAAEA; from the coding sequence GTGATCGTCGTGAGCGTGGGGGTGAGCGTGGGGGTGGGCGTCGAGCACGACTTCGAGGCCTGGTGCGCGCGGGCCCGCACGCTGCTGCACCGCCGCGTGCCTCCCGATGAGGTCGCGTGGCGCGATGCTGCGGGGGGCGGGTCGCTGTTCGGCGATGATGGTGAGCGGGTCGACGATGCGCCGGCCGTGCGATTGCCCAAGGCCTTCCTCGATCGTGCCAGGGTCGTCGCCTGCCACCGCGACGAGCAGCGGTGGAACGTGCTGTACCGCCTCGTCTGGCGCATCGGCGTCGAGGGCGACCGCGGCCTGCTCGACGACGCGGCCGACCCGGACGTGCGCCCGTTCGAGGTCATGCACAAGCAGGTCCGCTTCGACGCGCACAAGGCCAAGGCGTTCGTGCGGTTCCGGAAGGTCGAGGGGGAAGGCGGCGAGCGGTATATCTCCTGGCATCGGCCCGAGCACCGCGTGCTGCCGCTGGTGGGCCCCTTCTTCGCCCGCCGCTTCGGCGTGATGCGCTGGACCATCTTCACGCCCCACCAGAGCGCCGACTGGGACGGCCGGAGCCTGACCTATGGCCCGGGCGTCGACCGCGACCCGTTAGATGCCCGTGATGGGATGGAAGAGCTGTGGAAGACCTACTATCGCAACATCTTCAACCCTGCCCGCATCAAGACGAACGCCATGCTCAAGGAGATGCCGCGGCGGTACTGGTCGACCATGCCCGAGACGGGCATCATCGATGAGCTGTTGCGCGAGGCGCCTGAGCGCGTGAAGACCATGATGGCGCGGCAGAAGGACGAGAACCCGGGGGCCGAGGCGTTCCTGCCGCCCAAGGGCCACCGCTCGCTGCCCCAGCTCAGGAGCGCGGCGAGGCAGTGCGCGGGCTGCGAGCTCTGCGACGTCGGCACGCAGACCGTCTTCGGCGAAGGGCCGGCGGACGCGCGGCTGATGTTCGTCGGCGAACAACCGGGCGACGAGGAGGACGTGGCCGGCCGCCCCTTCGTCGGCCCGGCCGGTCGGTTGTTCGACGAGGCGCTCGCGGCCGCGGGCATCGATCGCTCGACCGTGTACGTGACCAACTCGGTCAAGCACTTCCGCCACGAAGCGCGGGGGAAGCGCCGCATCCACATGAAGCCGACGGTCTCGCAGGTGCGGGCCTGCCTGCCCTGGCTGCGCGGCGAGATCGAGCAGGTCTCGCCGCGGGTCATCGTCGCACTCGGCGCGACGGCGGGACAGGCCCTGCTCGGGCGAACCTATCGCGTGACGCAACAGCGCGGCGAGCTGATCGACAGCGAGCAGTGGGGTGCCATCATCCTGGGCACCATCCACCCCTCGGCCATCCTGCGCATGCCCGACCAGGCGACGCGTGACGAGGCGTTCGAGCAATTCGTGCTCGATCTCATCAAAGCGGCCGAGGCGTGA
- the metF gene encoding methylenetetrahydrofolate reductase [NAD(P)H], translating into MSDPSTKQAKAEAGRANGSATPSSPDQARSSASPNASPVTPSEHIADIIERDGTTASFEFFPPKNAEAAEKLYQAISELEDLRPSFVSVTYGAGGSTRELTRELVLRIRRETPLHPIPHMTGVCHTPREVDEMLEGYARAGVRNIMALGGDPPLDGGAPSGRRKGEDPFAHFRYGADVVRAIRSYSDNNLGKDRTFGIGVGGYPEGHAATPNRLKEMDHLKAKVDAGADFIITQLFFDNHDFYDFRERCELAGIKVPIIAGIMPITSTKGMGRMAELAAGSRFPAPLLRALRRAGDEPDLVRRVGLHWATEQCRDLLDHKVAGLHLYTLNKSTATREIYRTLGVKDSRSFS; encoded by the coding sequence GTGTCGGACCCATCGACGAAACAAGCCAAGGCCGAGGCCGGTCGCGCGAACGGCAGCGCGACGCCAAGCTCTCCTGACCAAGCAAGGTCCAGCGCGAGCCCCAACGCCAGCCCAGTCACGCCCAGCGAGCACATCGCCGACATCATCGAGCGCGACGGCACGACGGCGAGCTTCGAGTTCTTCCCGCCCAAGAACGCGGAGGCCGCCGAGAAGCTGTACCAGGCCATCAGCGAGCTCGAGGACCTGCGCCCGAGCTTCGTGTCGGTGACGTATGGCGCCGGCGGCAGCACGCGGGAGCTGACGCGGGAACTCGTCCTCCGCATCCGTCGAGAGACGCCGCTGCACCCGATCCCCCACATGACGGGCGTGTGCCACACGCCCCGGGAAGTCGACGAGATGCTGGAGGGATACGCCCGTGCGGGCGTGCGCAACATCATGGCGCTCGGCGGAGACCCACCGCTCGACGGCGGCGCGCCAAGCGGCCGGCGGAAGGGCGAAGACCCCTTCGCGCACTTCCGCTACGGCGCCGACGTCGTCCGCGCAATCCGCTCGTACTCGGACAACAACCTGGGCAAGGATCGCACCTTCGGCATCGGCGTGGGCGGGTACCCCGAGGGCCACGCCGCCACGCCCAACCGCCTCAAGGAAATGGACCACCTCAAGGCCAAGGTCGACGCGGGGGCCGACTTCATCATCACCCAGCTCTTCTTCGACAACCACGACTTCTACGACTTCCGCGAGCGGTGCGAGCTGGCGGGCATCAAGGTCCCGATCATCGCGGGCATCATGCCCATCACCAGCACCAAGGGCATGGGCCGCATGGCCGAGCTGGCCGCGGGCAGCCGCTTCCCGGCGCCGTTGCTGCGGGCGCTCCGGCGCGCGGGCGACGAGCCCGACCTCGTCCGCCGCGTGGGCCTGCACTGGGCCACCGAGCAGTGCCGAGACCTGCTCGACCACAAGGTCGCCGGCCTACACCTCTACACGCTCAACAAGAGCACGGCCACGCGGGAGATCTACCGGACGCTGGGCGTCAAAGACTCGCGGTCGTTCTCTTGA
- a CDS encoding DNA-3-methyladenine glycosylase, whose translation MTRDRLSVPAERAARAMLGWTLHRRLADGAVLVGRIVETEAYLGVDDEASHTYMGRRTERNESMYGRPGTAYVYFTYGMHWCMNVACASEGDPQAVLLRAIEPVEGADRMDELRRVNPKAAASLPEHKLGSGPARLCAAMGIDRASNGLDLLSPARNGNALWLEPGDEPSDVLAGPRIGIDRVGERWRTAALRFGVAGSRSLSRPFP comes from the coding sequence TTGACACGCGACCGCCTGAGCGTGCCGGCCGAGCGAGCCGCGCGAGCCATGCTGGGCTGGACGCTGCACCGCCGGCTGGCAGACGGAGCCGTCCTCGTCGGGCGCATCGTCGAGACCGAGGCCTACCTGGGCGTCGACGACGAGGCCAGCCACACGTACATGGGAAGGCGCACCGAGCGCAACGAATCGATGTACGGCCGGCCCGGCACGGCGTACGTCTACTTCACCTACGGCATGCACTGGTGCATGAACGTCGCGTGCGCGAGCGAGGGCGACCCACAGGCCGTGCTGCTCCGAGCGATCGAGCCGGTCGAAGGAGCCGATCGCATGGACGAGCTGCGGCGTGTTAACCCCAAGGCCGCCGCGTCGCTGCCCGAGCACAAGCTCGGCTCGGGCCCGGCCAGGCTGTGCGCGGCGATGGGCATCGACCGCGCGAGCAACGGGCTCGACCTGCTGTCGCCGGCCCGGAACGGAAACGCCCTCTGGCTCGAGCCGGGCGATGAACCGAGCGACGTGCTGGCGGGCCCCAGGATCGGCATCGACCGCGTCGGCGAGCGCTGGCGGACCGCCGCGCTGCGGTTCGGCGTGGCGGGCAGCCGGTCGCTCAGCCGGCCTTTCCCCTGA